DNA sequence from the Moorena sp. SIOASIH genome:
TCATGTCAGGATAATTACCCTTAATAAAAATCTCCCCATCTCCCCATCTCCCCATCTCCCCATCTCCCGATCTCCCCACCCTCCCCACCCTCTCCTTAATTATGGGTATTCAACCAGACTTGATATTAGGATTGCTATAGGAGACATGAGAAATACAGATCATGGCATATAGCGACTTTACAACTATCTACAAAGTCCAAACGACTTTTAACCTCCTTCTTGATGAGGGGGATACTATATTTAAGGATATTGCCCCGATCGAGCCCAGTGATCACTTGAAAACCACGCTTAAGGAAAATCTGCCGATCACGAATGCTATCAATACCGAAAAAGCTCGTTCTGAGTTAGTTATTGCTCCGGTTTTACTGGAAGTGCGCCGTCTGCTTGATTTCCAAATCGGTTTTTTTTCTGGAATTGAGTTTAATGTTGATAAACGAAGTGGATTAAATGGATACTGTGATTATATCCTTACTGCTTATAAGGAAATCTATGAAATTCGGACACCAGTTGTCACTCTAGTGGAGGCAAAAAATGAAAATATTAAGGGGGGATTAGGACAGTGCATTGCGGAAATGGTAGCAGCTCAGAGATTTAATCAACAACAGGATCAGGATATTGATGCTATCTATGGAGCTGTGACTACTGGCACGAATTGGAAGTTTCTCAAGTTGGTGAATCAATTGGTGTTTATTGATTTGGATGACTATTATATTAAGGAAATTGATCTGATCCTGGGAATATTGGCACATCCGTTTAAGCAGTATCTCTAGGATTTCATTTGAGATGTGAACATAGTCGCGCTTGGAAAAGGCAAGAGGCAAGAGGCAAGAGGCAAGAGGCAAGAGGCAAGAGGCAAGAGGCAAGAGGCAAGCTAGCAAGAGGCAAGCTAGCAAGAGGCAAGCTAGCAAGAGGCAAGAGGCAATAGGCAAGCTAGCAAGAGGCAATAGGCAAGCTAGCAAGAGGCAAGCTAGCAAGAGGCAAGAGGCAAGCTAGCAAGAGGCAAGAGGCAAGCTAGCAAGAGGCAAGAGGCAAGCTAGCAAGAGGCAAGCTAGCAAGAGGCAATAGGCAAGCTAGCAATAGGCAAGCGTCGTATATAGGTATTTTTGGTAAGGTCAAGAACTGTCATCGGGTGGAGAAACTATGGTGCTGATGAGAGTGATGGGTTACTCGGCTCTGTTGAGGATTTGCCATAGCTTGCTCTTGGGACAGACAAAACCGACAAAACAGACTTTTGAGGCTGATTGACTGACAAGACCCTTGAAATACTGATTTTCCCGTAGGTTGGGTTAGGGATAGCGTAACCCAACGAAACCCTCATTGGTTTTGGGTTTCGTTGCCTCAAGCCAACCTACTCCATGATCTAAAGTCAGTCAACCAGCTTTTGAGGTGTCAAAAAATCATTTTTGTGGTATAGTTCCCTTTGACCATCGTCCTGGACAGACGATGGGGGATTTTTGTTTGGGTAGAAATTTTTTCTTACCCCATGATTTTTCTTCCTTTATGTTTTGCTTGGGCAGAAGATTTTTCTTCTCCCAGGTTTTTTTATATCTTCTTCACCATTCTTCTACTACCTCAGTTCGATGTCAGAAGTTGGCAGTTTTTTTGAGGAAACAGGAGACAGAAGTCATTTGTGCTCATAATACTCCATAATTTATCATGATAATCCAGAATTAACCGCAATTGCTGATAAAACTCTGATTAATGGCTAATTAACTGGGAAATAATTTATTCTGATACCAAGTTGGGGTCAAACGTACAACTTTCTCTTCCGCCAATCTCCCCATCTCCCCATCTCCCTATCTCCCCATCTCCCCATCTCCCCATCTCCCTATCTCCCTATCCAACCAATCTACTCTCTTTGAATGCAACTCGGTATGACTCCTGAGTTCTCGATAAAGTGGGTTATGGGTCGCTCTGATTAAGTTAGTATTTTTGTACTAACTCGACTAACTATAAGCGATCGCAAATCAGGTTCATGTCCCAATCCATGTCCGAATCCATTTCTCAATCCCAATGGCAAGTCCTAGCGCCACCTGACTTTCCTCAGTGGTTCATCGAAGCTGTCAAATCCCATACTCATGGCTATTCGGGAGGTTATGCTGCTCAACTGCTGTGGCAACGGGGAATACGAGAGGAGAAACAACTGGCTGGTTTCCTCAATCCAGATTTGTATCAACCTACCAGCCCTTTTGATTTTGGACAGGAAATGAAATGGGCAGTAAAACGCCTACTGCAAGCCCGTGAGGCTGGGGAAAAGGTTGCTATATGGGGGGACTTTGATGCCGATGGAATCACGGCTACTAGTGTCCTCTGGGAAGGACTGGGACAGTTTTTCTGGCAGCACCAACAGCTAAGTTACTACATTCCCAATCGGATGACGGAATCCCATGGTTTGAATTGTCCAGGAATTGACCAACTGAACGCTTCTGGGGTGAAACTTATCGTTACCTGCGATACTGGCAGCACGAATCTGAGGGAAATTGATTATGCTCACCAATTGGGAATGGATGTGATTATCACTGACCACCATACTCTACCAGATGACCGTCCGCCAGTGGTTTCTATCATCAATTCCCGCTATTTTGCTGAAAGTCATCCTTTATTTCATTTGTCTGGAGTGGCGGTAGCCTATAAGTTAGTGGAAGCGATGTATCAGGTTTTACCTAATATTCCCCAACAACGGTTAGAGGGGTTGCTGGATTTGGTGGCAATTGGTCTAATTGCGGATTTAGTGGAATTATCTGGAGATTGTCGTTACCTGGCACAACGGGGGATTGAACAATTGAAGCAGCAACTGAAAACTCGCTCTCGTCCTGGTGTAGCGCGATTGTTAGAGTTGTGTAAACGCAGTGGCGATCGCCCGACGGATATTTCTTTCGGACTTGGCCCGAGAATTAATGCTGTAAGTCGGATTCAAGGAGATGCTTCATTTTGTGTTGAGTTACTGACTAGTAAGGATGAGAAACGTTGTAAGCAACTGGCTTTAGATACGGAATTAGCTAATAGCCGCCGCATGTCTTTACAAAAAGATATTACTAAGCAAGTTAAGGATAAACTTGCCCAACTTGATCTGTCTACTACTAATGTGATTGTCTTAGAGGATCCCCAATGGCCGGTTGGTGTTTTAGGCTTAGTAGCAGGTGAAATTGCTCAGGAATACGGACGCCCGACGATTTTGTTAAGTACCGTTTTGTTAAGTACTGAAAGTAGCGATAGAGAAAGCAAACTGGTAGAAGCCGGTTTAGAGGATAAACACTCCTATAGTATAGCACGGGGTTCGGCTCGTTCTGTTAATAATATTGATCTTTATGAATTAGTCAATTCCCAAGCTCATTTGTTGCATCGCTTCGGAGGTCATCCTTTTGCAGCTGGGTTGAGTTTGCCAGTGGATAATATTCCTTTATTTACGGAAGCGATTAACCAGCAGTTGGCACAAAAACTAGGGACTACGGGTGCTTTGATGATGCCAGCTATAGAAGCGGATTTGGTGGTTAAGGTTGCTGAGTTGGGCAAAGCACTATTTGATGAGTTGAAACACCTGGAACCTTGTGGGATAGGTAATCTTGTGCCAAAATTGCTGATTAAAAACTGTTGGTTTGAGCAGGTTTGGCATCGTAATGCTAAGGATTTGAGAAGGCGGAAAGTACAGTATATTAAAACTAAATTTGAAATTTGGGATGACTCTACGAGTATGGGTTTTCCTGGAATTTGGTGGGGACATTATCAGGATGAAGTCCCTAAAGTTAGATGTAATGCTGTTGTGGAATTAGACTATAATAATTACGAAAAACGTCCAGAAGTGCGCCTCGTTGCTGTGCAAACTTGCCAAGAAAATGATTTTGTCCAGTCTTGTTTACAGGTCTCTAATCAGCTGGATTGGATTTTAGATTGGCGGGGACAAGAGTTACAGGTTGGCAGGTTGAAGGTTGAAGGTTCCGAAGGGTTGAAAGTTTGCAGGTTGAAGGTTGAAGGTTCCGAAGGGTTGAAAGTTGGCAGGTTGAAGGTTGAAGGTTCCGAAGGGTTGAAAGTTGGCAGGTTGAAGGTTGAAGGTTCCGAAGGGTTGAAAGTTGGCAGGTTGAAGCTTGAAGGTTCTCAAGAGTTACAGGTTGGCAGGTTGAAGGTTGAAGGTTCCCCAGACAAGCTTCAACCAGATAACCTTCAACCAGATAACCTTCAACCAGACAACCTTCAAGCAAATAACCTTCAACCTCCTAACCTTCAACCTCCTAACCTTCAACCTCCTAACCTTCAACCTCCTAACCTTCAACCTCCTAACCTTCAACCTCCTAACCTTCAACCTCCTAACCTTCAACCTCCTAACCTTCAACCTGATAACCGGCAAGGTTTAACTCCTCTAATGGTTTATGAGTGTCCGACCAGTTGGGATGAGTTACAAGTATGGTGTAGGAGAGCGATACAGGCAGAACGACAATTAGCGATCGCATATCCACGGCCTAAACAACTATCTGCCCAAGACACCTGGAAAAAGTTGCTAGGAATTGCTAAGTTCCTCAGTCGTACGGGTCAATGGGCTACTTTGGTGCAATTGCAGGAGAAGTTGGATTTAAGCGATCGCACTGTTGAGTTAGGACTGAATGCCCTATCAGTGATTGGTTTTGAAGTTTCTCACCAGGACTGCGGGGTACAAATAAGCTGGCATCCGAGGGAGTGGTCTTCCGATTGGCCGTTGGCCACGCTACACGATTGGCCAACGGCCACGCTACGCGAGCGGACGAATGTTGCTGGAAATGATGCGATTGCGCTACGCGCACGCTGCGCGAACGCATTATTTTTTGCTGCCATTGAGGAGGAACAGTTCCGACGTCAGTATTTTTACCAGGTGCCTCTGTCTACCATTGCCGGATATAGCATGGTTGGTATCAAACAAGATTAGACGTAAGCAGTCAGCAGTCAGCAGTCAGCAGTCAGCAGTCAGCAGTCAGCAGTCAGCAGTCAGCAGTCAGCAGTCAGCCTTGGCCTTGGCCGTTGGCCACGCTACGTGAATGGGTCATAGCTGTTCGCGCAGCCTGGGCGTAGCACATCACTGATGGCTGATGGCTGATGGCTGATGGCTGATACCTGATACCTGATGGCTGATGGCTGATGGCTGATACCTGATACCTGATGGCTGATGGCTGATGGCTGATACCTGATACCTGATGGCTGATAGCTGATAGCTAAATGCTTACAATCTGTGACACCTTCTAAACAGTCCACTAAGAAAACACAGACATTCGATTAATTGATAGAACCGACTCTCTTTTAAAGAGTATCAACTAATTAGGGATGCTAAAACTAATCCGGATTTTTTCTAGTTATATCCGGATTCGCCAGATTCAAGTCATCTCAAGGTTTTCAAGTATTTAGATTTTTTTTTATAACCTGAGGAACCTTTTGTTTATTCCCAACGACTTGTAGAGAAAGGAACAAAAAATTAACTAGTTTGAGGAAATAAACAATGCAAGGTTTACTGAAATCTATTTTCACCATTTCTACTTTAGCTGCTACAACAATTGCTCCCGTTTTACTAGGAAATAGTATGGCTTCCGCTAATCCCGGAGCAGAGGATCTCAGCGTCAAAGGTACAGATGCTAGCTACATTGGGGTTGGTCTGGCCGCCGGTGTAACTAGTGATGGACAAGGAAATGACCAAAATATTGGTGGTAATATTACGACTCGTCTGACAACTTCAAAGCTTCCAGTGTCTCTAAGAGGTGATATTCTTTTCAATGAAGACAATACCGCGATTATTCCTAGTGTTTCTTTTGACCTAGGCGTAGCCAAAAATACTAATGTTTTTGCTAGTGTTGGTTACTCTTTTGTGGAAGATGACGGAGACAATACACCCATAGGTAATCAAGATGCTTGGGTGCTTGGCGTGGGTGCTGAAAGCCAAATTGCTAAGGATGTTTTGGTTTACGGCAATACTAAGGTAGGTCTTAACGCTTACGAAAATAGTTCAGGTGAGTCTGTCAGTGTTCAAGTGGGTGCAGGCTACCGTTTCTAAACTTAGTATGTCCATTCTCAAAGGGAAAGGATGAAGGATGAAGCATGAAGGATGAAGTATAAAGGATGAAGTATGAACTGTCAAATACTTCAACTGAGGTGACAACAATCCTCTTGTGCATCTACTCGCTGCTTTGGCGAATCTACTAGCTTCAACCTTCCTTCAACTCTTCCCTTTCCTCTTTGCCGGTATCTGCTTCAATGACACTGAGTGGGTTTGGAGAAATTTTAGGATTTCTAAAGTTATGGATCCAATGGGCAACGGTAGTATTAGGATCTAATCATTAACCGTAATCCCGACCGATTTATCGGGAATTATACTTATTCATCTTTTTAGATCCGTCGAAGCAATGGTTGTATCTCAGACTCCTAAAGCCCGCAAACCCTCTAAGATTGAAGGAATTAAAGAACGCAGTAACTTCTTGCGTGAACCGGTGGCAACTGAACTGCTACAGGATACCACTCAT
Encoded proteins:
- the recJ gene encoding single-stranded-DNA-specific exonuclease RecJ encodes the protein MSESISQSQWQVLAPPDFPQWFIEAVKSHTHGYSGGYAAQLLWQRGIREEKQLAGFLNPDLYQPTSPFDFGQEMKWAVKRLLQAREAGEKVAIWGDFDADGITATSVLWEGLGQFFWQHQQLSYYIPNRMTESHGLNCPGIDQLNASGVKLIVTCDTGSTNLREIDYAHQLGMDVIITDHHTLPDDRPPVVSIINSRYFAESHPLFHLSGVAVAYKLVEAMYQVLPNIPQQRLEGLLDLVAIGLIADLVELSGDCRYLAQRGIEQLKQQLKTRSRPGVARLLELCKRSGDRPTDISFGLGPRINAVSRIQGDASFCVELLTSKDEKRCKQLALDTELANSRRMSLQKDITKQVKDKLAQLDLSTTNVIVLEDPQWPVGVLGLVAGEIAQEYGRPTILLSTVLLSTESSDRESKLVEAGLEDKHSYSIARGSARSVNNIDLYELVNSQAHLLHRFGGHPFAAGLSLPVDNIPLFTEAINQQLAQKLGTTGALMMPAIEADLVVKVAELGKALFDELKHLEPCGIGNLVPKLLIKNCWFEQVWHRNAKDLRRRKVQYIKTKFEIWDDSTSMGFPGIWWGHYQDEVPKVRCNAVVELDYNNYEKRPEVRLVAVQTCQENDFVQSCLQVSNQLDWILDWRGQELQVGRLKVEGSEGLKVCRLKVEGSEGLKVGRLKVEGSEGLKVGRLKVEGSEGLKVGRLKLEGSQELQVGRLKVEGSPDKLQPDNLQPDNLQPDNLQANNLQPPNLQPPNLQPPNLQPPNLQPPNLQPPNLQPPNLQPPNLQPDNRQGLTPLMVYECPTSWDELQVWCRRAIQAERQLAIAYPRPKQLSAQDTWKKLLGIAKFLSRTGQWATLVQLQEKLDLSDRTVELGLNALSVIGFEVSHQDCGVQISWHPREWSSDWPLATLHDWPTATLRERTNVAGNDAIALRARCANALFFAAIEEEQFRRQYFYQVPLSTIAGYSMVGIKQD
- a CDS encoding outer membrane beta-barrel protein, with the protein product MQGLLKSIFTISTLAATTIAPVLLGNSMASANPGAEDLSVKGTDASYIGVGLAAGVTSDGQGNDQNIGGNITTRLTTSKLPVSLRGDILFNEDNTAIIPSVSFDLGVAKNTNVFASVGYSFVEDDGDNTPIGNQDAWVLGVGAESQIAKDVLVYGNTKVGLNAYENSSGESVSVQVGAGYRF